ATGCCGTTTATTTTTGTAATCTTTTTTAGGGAGAAAGGATACCGCGTGTAAAGAAATTAGAACACGAAGGACATCCGCTGTAATTTCATTagttaaaggacaacgcctgaaattttACTGTAACTTAAAGGACGTAAATTGCAATTTACCCTTTCTTAAAAAGATTTTAGTTAAACCTTAATGATATATTAGATATTCTATTTCACAATGTTTCTTTCAACTAGTGGCACCTCAAAGTTGCATGGACAGAAAGAATTGTGGCATTCGGGTTGGTGGTCTGCGAAGATCGGCTTGATGATCATGTTAATCGTGCTACCCTTCTTTCTTCCTAGAGAAATTATTCTTATATATGgttagtttctttttttttttttttttttttttttgctacatAGTTCATCAAGGTTGTTAGTCCATTAGAAACTTGATTACCTGATCAATGTAGGAATAATACCATAAGGTAGTGTTCGAGATCGATTGCTTTTGGAAATAATATGTTTGCAACAAGCAACTCCATACTGCTTATTCAAAACTAAGCCTAGCTAAATGGGCAGtcgggtaacgggtcaaaacaggaCGTTTAAAAAAACAGATCAATTTGATTTACGTCAAACGGGTTCTGACCAAAATTGCTGATGAACAATTCTAATAAGAAATCCCAAAAACTCACAAAAGAATTGATCACGtcacgtgtgtgtgtgtgtcctGATTAGGgatgtaaacgaaccgaacgaacacgaacaaggctatgttcgtgttcgttcgttaacgAAACTtggatgttcgtgaactgtttgcGAACACATGACGAACAGaagtttgtgttcgtgttcgttcgttaaagaattttggttgttcgcgaacagttcgtgaacactaaccacaaacacaaatgaacactaattttgaaaattaaaaaaaggcACCGTTAAGGCCACATGGGTTATATTAGTCTTTactaattttttaatatatttagtGTACTGAAGTGTAGGAATTAGGAGGGAAAGTAAAAAAAGGTGGGAAAGGTAAACAAAAAAGAGGGAAATAATACTTATGGGGgaaagtaaaaaattaataaaacattaaaaatttttagaaaaataaacataaacgaacatattaccgaacgttcacgaacgcagtcgaacgaacgagacctttgtttgtgttcgttcgttaaacttatcgaacgaaattttttgttcgtgttcgttcgttaagcttatcgaacgaacataaacaaacttcccgccgaacggttcacgaactgttcgctgaacgttcggttcctTTACAGCCCTAGTCCTaatactcttttttttttcttcttttggcAGGATCCATTGCTCATTTTGGTGCAGGGTAACTAACTCTTCTTTTTTCCCCTTCCCATACTCGGTGTACCACGGTTTGACGAAATCTAAACCATCTTTATTATGATTTTTTGCAGGGTATTTTTGCTAATTCAACTAATCAGCATAATCAGCTTCATTACATGGCTAAATGATTGCTGCTTATCGGAAAAATTCGCAGAAAGATGGTAGCTGCATTTAAGTAAACTTATAACATCAAAATAAATGATACACGACTACACGCCTTCATTGTTTGAAGTATTCATGGTTATAataatgcttttttttttttttttttttttttttttgcagtcaTATCCATTTCATGCTGCTTGCAACTACTGCGTACGTTGTGTGCATACTCGGGATCATTTTAATGTACATTTGGTACACACCACAACCGACTTGTTTGCTTAACATTTTCTTTATTACGTGGACACTTGTACTACTCCAACTTATGACCAGTGTTTCTCTTCACCCGAAAGTAAGTTCAACCGTCTGAACGTCTACAACGTTATTTCATCGTAATGTCgtgaaattaatttttttatttttttcttcctGAATTAGGTTAGCGCCGGTTTCTTGACTCCGGGATTTATGGGGCTGTATATAGTGTTCCTATGCTGGTCTGCCATTCATAGGTACAACTTTCACATTTTAGTATGAGTTAGTTACGTTTTTCGTCCCCGTGGTTTGTTGAAAATAACCATTagagtccattagtttaaaatttgcTAAAACAGTACCGATACTTTCACTTTTGTAACAATTACTGTCCACCTCCGTTAACCCTATCCAATTCACCGTTACGTTTTTGgtgaaaagactaaaataccccttaTTTAAAAAACAATGTATAAACATACGAGTTGATTAcgtttttcgtccctgtggtttgttgaaaataactattacagtccattagtttaataataaatagagttaattactgttttcgtccctgtgatttgtcaaaaatcactatatcAGTCCATTAGTTAAAAAATTgctatttcagtccctgtggtttcactttcgtaaccatttcagtctctgtggtttcactttgataaccatttcaatccattattctgttaagtacagggactgataTGGTTatgaggtggactgaaatggttacgaaagtgaaaccacagggactgaaatcgcattttttaaactaatggactgaaatagtgatttttgacaaaccacagggacgaaaacagtaattaactctaataaatATTATAACTTCTTTAATCATATCTGACACACTAATCGTTTATGGAAAATATGTAAGGGTCAACGGTCAACACGACCCATTTGAACACGTATTAAaaaccttttgacccattaccaAACCTGCCCATTTTACCACATTTACTAATGAATCTTGTTTTACAACACATGCTTATGATTCAAACTTAACCATATGCGGGCGTGCTTACAGTGAACCAGCAGACGACAAATGTTTAAGGAATTCTGAAGCTTCAAGAGACTGGCTAACTATCATCGTAAGCATCCAAAATGCGTTTCGCTAAATTAATAAAGTGTTCGAATGTATTAAATATTTAAATGGCGCCGCTTATTGTTACAGAGCTTTGTTGTTGCATTACTTGCAATGGTGATCGCTACGTTCTCGACAGGAATCGATTCCAAATGCTTTCAGGTAAAAACAAAACCAACTTCAATCTAACAAGATTTTAGAGTGAAGTACACgggtggtccctgtggtttaccatgATTTTGGATTTGTTCcatagctttccaaaagtacacgaatggtccctatggtttgcactttgtaacgcatttagtccctagcctgctagccaacaaatctaaaggttttagcatgtccagttagggactaaatgcgttacaaagtgtaaaccacaaggaccatctgtgtacttttggaaagctagggaccaaatccgaAATTTTGATAAACTATAGGGACCACCCGTGTACTTTGCTCAAGATTTTAATAGACATTTTTCTAATGAAAATGCGTGTATTTGTAGTTTCGAAAGGATGAAAaacatgaagaagatgatgttccTTATGGTTTCGGATTCTTCCATTTTGTTTTTGCCACGGGAGTTATGTACTTTGCAATGCTATTAATTGGTTGGAGTTCTAATCACACCATGAAAAAGTaagtaattatatatttatatcaagagtaaactgccattttggtccatgtggtttggtcacttttgccactttcgtccaaaactcaaactttttgcatctgggtccccgtggtttcagttttattgccattttggtccaaaaatgaaaccaggtcatatttgtcttataaaatcctgcaattttgtcattttcctcaggggcaaaccaggtcatatttgtcttataaaatatggttaggtcatatttgtcttataaaatatggtatttatttataaaaaagaaatgatcattttgcacctgcggaaaatgacaaaatagcaggattttataagacaaatatgacatgatttcatttttggaccaaaatggcaataaaactgaaaccacagggacccaaatgcaaaaagtttgagttttggactaaagtggcaaaagtgaccaaaccacagggaccaaaattgcagtttactcttatatCAATTCAATATCTTTGATAGACACAACCCAATCCGAACGTTAATTTACTTAAATCCCATGCTCAGGTGGACAATTGATGTTGGTTGGACCAGTACTTGGGTCAGAATAGTAAACGAGTGGCTCGCAGTCTGTGTCTACTGTAAGTGGTTTTCACCCTTCGAACCAATGTTTTCAAAACCGGAGCAACAATTTCGGTTTGCATACTATGGACCACTCATTTTTTTCGCAACCAAACCATTCATTTAACTTTTACTTATTTTTGTTTTTGGTAGTGTGGATGCTCGTTGCACCGATCATATGGAAAAGTAGACAGGTGGAGGAGCCAAGATAAGCGTATTCAAAGAAGACGACTGATCATGTTTGTTTAACATAATTTACACAGAAACAAATGATATAGAAGCGCAAGAGTTCGACGTATATTTTTGTGAAGAAATGACACATTCATGGTGTTAAACTCAAGTCTTTGTTCACTAATCTCTTACAAAAAAGTGAGAAGCATAGGCATGCATGCCAATTCTTGAGTTATATGGCAACCAATTTTGTAAATTTTATGATCTTTTAAATACATGACGAAAGGCAAATGGCGAGTTAATGCCGTTTATGTAAACACTCGCTATTCATCATCTTCGTTTGTATGCGTTAATAGTTTAAAACTAAAACAAGCCAATTTAGGATGCAAGGTCCTCGTCCATCTTATGCCCCAACGATTTCGGGTATACTTGTCTTCAAGTAATAGAGTATGTATAGCTTTGACTTAAGTTGTCACATATGCTTCTTTAGTTAGTTCCATTAGGTTAGGTTGCGGAAAACTCCAAAACTAAGGTAGAGAGAGGCACTAGCGAGACAACGTGTAGCACTCTAATCTAGTGCACTAATGCTAAAGCATGCTAACCGCGCTATACCGCACCAATGTGCTACTACCGCACTATACTGCACCAACGCTTGCTATGCACTTTAATCCTATCAGCAACAGAGTTGGGCGTGCACAAGAAGGTTGGTTTACTCgggtgaatgatgatgaagacaTAGGCAAGTTGCAAATTTATCTTTCTCCATTTCCCTCTTTTTCTTAACTTCTTTCAAAGGGGAATGAAGACCTTCCTTAGAAGTTGTTGCTCGATTAAAAGGATCTAATGCATACAAAACCTTAACCTCACGGATTTTCTGAGGTATAAACTTTGCCACGGCATTTGTGGCTTAGCTCTTTGCTTTTCCCGCAAGCTTTTTTATAGGGAGAGAGTCAGGGGGTCGGTACGAAAAGATTGGTCCGCTCTGCAAAGCTTAGCTCCCCCCCCCCTATGTGGTCGGCCTAATTACTCTTTCTCATGATGAAACATCTCAATATCTGAGCACCTGCTTTTCTTGGCAACGTCCCTTTCAAAGCTTTAGTGTGGTTTTGGCGGTTATTGTTTCAAATCCAATCCTAATGTGACTTTTGCCTCGACAACACCAGAATGACAAAACAAAGCCATTTCTGGAATCTAGTGTTAGCCAACGACCGTTGGGACGCAATGCACAAGCCAAATCCACCGTTTGACGTGAGGTTCCTTTCTTCAAGGCCGATTTAGGGGTCTTTTCCGATAATTCACCCAATTTGAAGCAAAGATTGCCCGGACCGGGTCTCAGAGTCGTGTGCATAGGATCTAGTCTTTTCCAAGGACCGAGCCTAAGATGTAGCTATAAAACGGACCTGCGACTATCTTCCAATGATCAAGTCAGTATCCGTATTCAATAGAGATTATTGAGATAATAAGCACTTACAAACAATTGAACTTCAACCACTTTACAAGAGATTTGGGGTTGAAAACACAGCTACAATTTTTCATTTGATGATAATAACACAACTTCAGTTTATCTTggtaggggaaggttcaaatgaaaaccactagttattgtgaaaactaaaaaactaactaaaacccactaaaaaggaggggggaagacttttaatgaaggaggggtaaaattggaacaaaaaatatataacttttcaaacatttctcatttctccatacgttatcattttaaaacaaaaatggcaccataagatcacaaattttcttatctttcattcaagtatattcgagcatattttttatgacataaaaaaagatttatggtgtcgtcttgttttcaatactattattatagtagtgcacatgtgcaatataacatgtactacaatgtgcattacatgcttaaaattagttttttgagtcttagcttttagggttagtttttttggaggtttaggattaggattaggtttttggttgtgggggggaggggggtttaggtttttggggggtgggggggggggggttaggtttttttcgggtttagttttaggttttcgggagggtggggggtggggggtttaggtttttttttcttgGGGGGGGggtaggcttttggtgggagggtgaatttaggtttttgggggggtgggggtggggggtttaggtttttgggggggggtgtcggtgggggtgggttaagtggtttagactttccgtattagtgcacatgtgcagtacaaccaaaaaaaaattttttttttttgaaattttttttccatatataaaaagtagcgatttttctaaaaaattgtaaaaaaaaaaattttgtatgttttttaggtttttttaagcttttttagttagttttcgagttttcacaataaaagtggttttcatttgaaccatcccctatctTGGTATTACATAAGTTTTTGCTGGATTCAAACTAAAAGTTGAATAAAGAGTACCTAAAGGTTcatttctttcattctttttatatattattgatctttgaaaaaccaaaatgacaaaataaaagataatatatgtttttttttgcaTTACTAACATttacatttatatttatacttacatttatatttatatttagagtaaattataagttttgtcctttatgtttacaccaaactgcaagcgctgtcctttagcgcaaaagttgacaagttttgtactttatgtttcaaaatcttgcacggttTGTCCTTTGAGCCTAACTCAGTCatattttttggttaagtatggtcatgtgccttgcacatgagggcatacTTGTCATTTCACCTTCACAGGGGTTATTTTGTAAACACTTATTATTGAGGGACTATATCTACAAAactgaaaaatataaaaaaaaaaaaattctaaactcTCTCCTTCACTGTAATCTAAGACCACCACAACCCAATCTCTCTCAACCCAccattccaccaccaccaccatctccaacCAACAACCGCCgtcatcaccaccgccaccacccttCGTCATctacaaccaccatcaccacattCTCTAAATCAACTCCCCTACATAAAAACCCCCAAAACAATTGAGAGATATGACCAATTTTAATCAACTGAAATGGAACGGgaaggttttaaaaataaaattatgaatGTAAAACAACACATAACCTGTAAGTGCAAGCAATTAGGTTATTTTGCTCCTTAATAATCTCATATGAGTTCATACCAAACACCCATATTGGTGCAACCGTATTATCAGATTCAACATGTTACTAAAGAAATGGATTATTATTGAATATATAGGTAATGGCAAATACATAAAACAGGGGATAACAGAGTACACAGCCAGAACATAAATATTATTATTGATTATCTTCAGTCACACCATTAAACCAAACACAAACAACAAATTTTCACACCCAACACCTTTTCATTctataaaaacaaacaaaaacacaaaatcctACAACGAAAAATCAAAACTTGAACAACACCCACTTCAATTTCTCATCAATTTAACCAAAATTCAAGGGAAATATGAAAAATAAACCCAAGAACTAACCGGTTGTTTCAGAAACCGTAACCGGTCATCATCACTCTCTCCAAACAACGTAACCAGTTGTTTCAGAAACTGTAATCGGCGAATAACCTCTTGTTTCGGTAAATTCAATGAATCTATTTTCTGTTCCTCGGTTATCAGAGCTTTTGAAGACGAAACAACGGATTCAGGTTTTGATTTTGATGAATCGATGTTTGAGTTAAGGTTTGATATGTTCGGATCTAACAGATTTGAGTCGTTTTGGATTTGATTTTGACAGAGGCGTTTGGGTTCTGGTTCGTTTTTCTTTTTCCCGAAGCTTTTGGATCCGTTTGAAGACTTTCCGGCCGCCGGTTTCCTCCGAGAGTGCTTGACGTTTCTTTAGAAGCTCTTGTTTTATGAGATAAATGGCAATTTAGGGTTGATTCTAGGGTTTCTGAAGTTGTTGTTAGGGATGAGTGTTTGAAGCAGGTGGTTTTGTTTTTGGGATATAAATGGGGAATAAATGATTTGAGAGggaatgactattttaccctcaTATGCCTTGCACATGACATATTTTAACTaagatttctaaccaggtttaGCCTAAAGGAccaaacgtgcaagattttgaaaggtaaaggacaccgcctgtcaacttttggcttaaaggacagcgcctgaaatttgatgtaaacataaaggacaaaacttgtaatttactcttatatttatatttatatatattttatatattaacaaTTGATGAAAGCTCTTAACAATAGTATCAGTTTTCAAGTCACTGATGACTGGTCATCTAAATTGCATCCCAACTCTCAAAACACCCATCTCCAAGTTCAACCAAATCAGCTTCCAGCATATTCTTCGTTCCCTTCAACAACCCTATTGTCCTTCCTTTAACCATCTTCCTTCCGTAAATCGTTGTTCGACTTAACAGACCCAATATTTACTTCTCTGTAGTGAAAAATCCAACCCAGTCTTCTTTAGCCCAACCCATTTACAATCTCTTAATTTTGTCCCAATTTTACATCGCTTCAAAAGAAACCCTAACTGTCGATTGTAGTAATGAGCTATTGAATACAAGAATCTTTGAATCTATTGCAGTCTTCGTCTCTTCCACCTGTCGATTGTCTACTCAGTAAGTCCGATTTCTATCTTTTAATTTATTGATTCTGCATCTTAAAGTTGAACCCTGAATTCAAACAAGGTTGTAGTCTCTCTGTTTctgtttcttttattttttattcttgGTATttattagttagttttatttaaaataaaatgtaCATTAGGGTTGACTTCCAGCAGGCTCCTTCACTTTATCAAGTGTCAAATTGAACAACAGAGAGTAAATTAAAGATTAAATCATAATGATAGATGCTATTAATATATTATtgctattaatatattattatccacaaattcaaaaaaaaaaaaaagccagtCTAATATCTGTAGCATCTTTTGGTatcaaaaacaagaaaataaGAGGTATGGTTAAAACCCGAATAGATGATTCAATTCAATATAAGTGTATTTTTGAGTGTTAAACATTGTGGTTTAA
The sequence above is drawn from the Helianthus annuus cultivar XRQ/B chromosome 12, HanXRQr2.0-SUNRISE, whole genome shotgun sequence genome and encodes:
- the LOC110893808 gene encoding probable serine incorporator, whose product is MMVSKLEAGIDANATNNSKRYAEILAGPWWAQFRYGSNPWMARYVYSVMFLLANLLAWAVRDYGPTALTTMNKLQSCEGGEECLGTEGVLRVSMGCFIFYFTMFLSTSGTSKLHGQKELWHSGWWSAKIGLMIMLIVLPFFLPREIILIYGSIAHFGAGVFLLIQLISIISFITWLNDCCLSEKFAERCHIHFMLLATTAYVVCILGIILMYIWYTPQPTCLLNIFFITWTLVLLQLMTSVSLHPKVSAGFLTPGFMGLYIVFLCWSAIHSEPADDKCLRNSEASRDWLTIISFVVALLAMVIATFSTGIDSKCFQFRKDEKHEEDDVPYGFGFFHFVFATGVMYFAMLLIGWSSNHTMKKWTIDVGWTSTWVRIVNEWLAVCVYLWMLVAPIIWKSRQVEEPR